The DNA window TGCAAAAAAACTGTAATTTGGCCATCTAAAAATTATTAATTATGAGCAAATATTCATTAGAAGCATTCGTTAATGAAACTAAGGAAAACCCACAGGAAAGGGATTATTTTGAACTTGAAAAACCTCAGCTTTTAGAGATCAATCTTAATAACCAATCGGTTTGGACCAAAAGAGGAAGCATGGTTGGATATATAGGAAATATTAATTTTGAAAGACAAGGTATGATGTCTGGAGGATTAGGAAATCTCTTAAAAAAAGCAATCAGTGGTGAAGGAACCAAATTAATGAAAGCGGAGGGTACTGGAAAGCTTTATGTGGCAGATTCAGGGAAAAAAGTTCGCATCCTTCATTTAAACAATGAATCTTTATGTGTAAATGGCAATGATGTTTTAGCACATGATCAAAGTATAAAAAGTGATATTACCATGCTAAAGAGTATCGCAGGAATGATGGCAGGTGGATTATTCCAGGTTAAATTATCGGGAACGGGACATATCGCTATTACCACTCATGGTGAACCGTTAACACTTATGGTAACTCCAGACAGCCCTGTTTTTACAGATCCTAACGCAACTGTTGCGTGGTCTGGAAATCTAACTCCTGAACTGAAAACCAATGTTTCATTTAAAAGCCTGATGGGAAGAGGTAGCGGTGAGGAGTTTCAAATGAAATTCTCTGGAAATGGCTGGGTTCTTATTCAACCTTATGAAGAAGTATATACTGTAGAAAAATAATACATTTAATATAAACATTTCGTGTAGTTAAACTCCTTATTTTTGTTAAACATTAAAACAAAAACAAAATGGGTAATCTTCTAAAAATATTTTTTTTGTTGATTCTTTTTCCTATCGTTATTATTGCCCAATCATCAAAGAAAAACTATGAATATAATATAGATCTGCTTCATATGAAAAATGATGAAGTTATGGTTTCTTTTACTCCACCTAAAAACAATCTGGAAAAAGGGAAATTTATTATACCCAAACTTGTTCCCGGATTTTATCAGGCTATGAATTTTGGGCAATATGTTTCCGATGTTATTGCGACTGACAAAAATGGAAAGAAAATACGAACAGAACGTTTAGATAAAAACAGCTGGATGGTGAATGACCTGAAACATGTGAAAAAAATATCATACCTGGTTACAGATGGTTGGGATTCTTTACAACAAAATACTGACGGAGCAAAATCTGCGGGCAGTACTTTTAAAAAGGATAGTGTTTTTGTCATCAACTATAATTCTTTAGTAGGCTACTTTGAAGAAATGAAAGATGCTCCTTATGAAATCAGTATTAACAAAAATAAAGATTTTTATGCTTCCTCCGCATTGGATTATAAAAAGAAAAATGATAGTACTGATATTGTTTGGGCAAAGGATTACCGGAAATTAGTAGACTCACCTGTGCTCTATTGCGTTCCTGATACCACGTGGTTAAAAATAGGAACTACTGAGGTGCTCGTATCATTTTATAACAATAAAGAGCGGCATTATTCCCAAAAAATAGCAGATCATATAAAGACTATTTTAGAAAATCAAAAAGCTTACTTAGGAGGAAAACTACCTGTTGACAAATATGCCTTTTTGATCTATTTTGAAACTTCAAAAGAAAGGGGATCTATTGCCGACGGTCTTGAACACTCGAGGTCTACAGTCTGCCTATATCGTTCCGGAAATATGAACTTTTTACCGGATGCTTTAAATAGAGTTGCTGCCCATGAGTTTTTTCATATTATCACACCACTCCACATTCATTCGGGAGAAATCCAGCACTATGATTTTTTAAATCCTACCATGTCAGAGCATTTATGGCTTTATGAAGGTATGACAGAATATGCAACCATACATATGCCTATCAAACAAAAGATGATCAGTCTGGCAGATTTTGAAAAAAAACTGGAAGAAAAGATACAGGGTATGAAGGAGTTTGATAATACATTATCTTTTACGGAACTGAGTAAAAATGCAATGGAAAGACAAGATCAATATATGAATTTCTATCAAAAAGGACCACTACTCGGATTATGTTTAGATATAAAACTACGCGAACTTTCTGGCGGAAAAATGGGTACTCAGGATCTTATGCAGCGGCTCATGAAAAAATATGGCGAAGATAAATATTTTAATGACAATGATTTATTCGATGAAATCACAAAAATGACTTACCCCGAAATACGTACATTTTTCAAGGATTTTATAGAAGGTACAAAACCTATTCCTTTGAAAGAATATCTTGCAAAAGTAGGTTTCACCTATGATGAAACCACTGGAAAGATAGGTACTTTAGTAAACCCTGATTCAAAACAGATTGCCTTGAGGAAAGCATGGATCGATCAATAGGTTTTCAATATCTATACAAAGATTGATGACATCACTTCTCTGTTATACATCCTTATAGAAAAACAACCATAACTTACTCTTAACAACTATCCTTAATAAAACCTGTGTATTATGAGAAATATACTAACAAGCCTGCTTTTATTAGCAATAAATATCACTCATTCACAAATCTCAAATGTTGAGAAAGTGATTGATTCCAGTGTGAAAGATGATAACTTTAACGGAGCTGTTTTAGTAGCTCAAAATGGCAAAACTGAGTTGCTTACTTATAAAGGCTTATCAAACAGACACTATAACATCAATTTCTCAGATGATACTAAATTCCATATTTTTTCTTTAACTAAATCATTTACTGCAGTAATGATCATGCAGCTTTATGAAAGAGGAAAAATCAATCTGGATGTTCCTATTGCTACTTACTTACCGGACTACAAAGGTGAGGCGGCAAAGAAGGCAACAATAAGAAATTTGTTAACTTACAGTAGTGGTAGATTCAATAAAGATCTAAGCTCCCCGGAATTGATCCATCAGGCTTATGATAATACGATCTGGAATCTGGATGACTTTATTACTACCTTTTTGTCTGAAAAGCTTATTGACAAACCCGGTACAAA is part of the Chryseobacterium paludis genome and encodes:
- a CDS encoding AIM24 family protein, with amino-acid sequence MSKYSLEAFVNETKENPQERDYFELEKPQLLEINLNNQSVWTKRGSMVGYIGNINFERQGMMSGGLGNLLKKAISGEGTKLMKAEGTGKLYVADSGKKVRILHLNNESLCVNGNDVLAHDQSIKSDITMLKSIAGMMAGGLFQVKLSGTGHIAITTHGEPLTLMVTPDSPVFTDPNATVAWSGNLTPELKTNVSFKSLMGRGSGEEFQMKFSGNGWVLIQPYEEVYTVEK
- a CDS encoding M61 family metallopeptidase — translated: MGNLLKIFFLLILFPIVIIAQSSKKNYEYNIDLLHMKNDEVMVSFTPPKNNLEKGKFIIPKLVPGFYQAMNFGQYVSDVIATDKNGKKIRTERLDKNSWMVNDLKHVKKISYLVTDGWDSLQQNTDGAKSAGSTFKKDSVFVINYNSLVGYFEEMKDAPYEISINKNKDFYASSALDYKKKNDSTDIVWAKDYRKLVDSPVLYCVPDTTWLKIGTTEVLVSFYNNKERHYSQKIADHIKTILENQKAYLGGKLPVDKYAFLIYFETSKERGSIADGLEHSRSTVCLYRSGNMNFLPDALNRVAAHEFFHIITPLHIHSGEIQHYDFLNPTMSEHLWLYEGMTEYATIHMPIKQKMISLADFEKKLEEKIQGMKEFDNTLSFTELSKNAMERQDQYMNFYQKGPLLGLCLDIKLRELSGGKMGTQDLMQRLMKKYGEDKYFNDNDLFDEITKMTYPEIRTFFKDFIEGTKPIPLKEYLAKVGFTYDETTGKIGTLVNPDSKQIALRKAWIDQ